CTCCTTCTTTTTCCCTTCAAAACTGTCGTCAAGAACGGCCGTCCCCCCATAGGGATAGAGCTCGATACTCCTACACCTGATCCCGTAACCTCTTGCAGCAAGTATATGACAGGCTTCATGAACAATAACCAGACTAAAGACTAGAAGCGCCCTGACAACCTGACCAGCAAGCATACATAGGATTAACAGGATGATAAAGGTCGGGTGAACTTTAACTTTCATCTTGATCCCCCTCTGTCCCCATCCCTAGCAGATCGATTAAAAAGTATTAAGTACAATCGGGATTTTTGAATTTATATACTAGTTCTGAATTAGGTATGTCAAGGGGTCGACCGGCTGACCGTCTTTTTGCAGTTCTAGGTAGAGCCAGGGTTTTTCCTGTGCTGAACTGACTCCGACTGTCCCCAATTTTTTCCCCATCGAAACAGGTTCACCCCGTTCAACATTAATATCGCCAAAATTCCCCAAAAGGCCTTCCCAGCCATTGCCAAAGTTGATCCGTATCACTTTTCCGAGTTTTTTATTTTCACTGACTTCGAGTACAACTCCTTCCTGGGGGCAGAGCACAGCAGTCCCCAGCGCACTTTCAATTTCAATTCCGCTGCTGATCGTCCCATCCTCATCTGTACTCTCAAACGCTACCTTGACAGCTCCGGCTACAGGTGGATAAAAAATCTCTTCTTTTACAGAATTCACCGGCAGGCTTTCAGAGTTCTGAAGGCCTATTGCTTCTTTTGCCATCGTGTTTAATGCCACATAGATATTTCCACTGCTCATACCGCCTTGATAAACAGCATAGACACCTTTGGAAACAAAGTCCTCTCCGCTGGCACTGAAAACAATCGTTAAAAACAAAAAAGCCGAAAGAAGTACTCTTTTCTGACTGCCGTTCCAATCGGCCAAAAGACCTCCGGAAGGTTTTTTATTGAAATAAGTCCGATGATCTTTCCAGTCGCTCCTGACATATTCCTGATCATCCCTGTAACCACGTCCGATCTCCCGGGCAGCCTTTTCAAATTCCCAGTCATCCCAGCGCTCAAACGGATCCATTCATCCACCGCCTTATAAAGGTTTTCCTTCAGGGAGACAACCCTAATAAAGAATATGAACAAATACGCAAAAAAGAACATCTTCCTGACGAAAATGTTCTTTTAGAAATTTCTTTACAGATTTGAATAATGGCTTGTAAACTTTTATCGTTGAAGATGTCAGAACATTCGTCGTTCTCCTCTGCGACTTACGCTTAAGACAAGCCCGACCGCTAGCATATTTGCCCACATCGAGCTGCCGCCGGAAGTAATAAACGGCAGAGGAATTCCGGTGACAGGCATGATTCCTGAAGCCATCCCAACATTGATGAAAACATGGAAAACAATCATTGCTACGACTCCGGAGACAATCAGGACCCCATACCTGTCTCTCGATTTGGTGGCTACGGTAACCATCCGCAAAAGCAGGATGCAGAATATAAACAACAGTATCGATGTTCCGATAAAGCCAAATTCCTCGCCCACAACTGAAAAAATAAAGTCTGTATGATGCTCAGGTAAAAAATTATATTGGGCCTGGGTGCCTTGCTGGTACCCTTTGCCCCAAATGCCTCCGGAACCTATGGCCCAAACCGACTGAATAACATGATATCCATCCCCTGAAGTATCCTTGGCGGGATCCAGAAAAGCAATAAACCGGTTAATCTGATAATCTTTCAAAGGCAACGGCAATCCTTCCAGAAATTTCAGCGGTCCGGGAAGGTTCGTGGCTAAGTGCAATGCAACAGCACCAATGGCCGCCCCAATGCAGCCGACAATCACCGCCCCAAATTTAATCGGATTCGCTCCGGCAACAAACATCATTCCAATAAAAATCGCCCCGAACACCATCGCAGTCCCCAAATCAGGCTGAAGAAATATTAATAAAGTAGGCGGCAGTACAAACAGCAGGGGTAGAATAAAATCCTTTACATTATTCAGCTTTCCTTCCCTCTCATTGAGAAAGCTGGCAAACGTAACAATCAGCAGCACTTTGGCAAATTCCGAGGGCTGAATGCTTTGCGTAGAGGTGATAGGTATCCAGCGCTGCGCACCCTTCGCTTCAGAACCAAAAGCAAAAACGAGAAGAAGCAGGAATATATTGAAAGCGTAGATCCAGATACCGATCTTTTTATAGTTTTCATAATCAGTAAACGCAACAATGACTGCAAGAACAATTCCTGTAGCGATCCAGACCACCTGAGTTTTCACATAATGATACGGGTCTGACGCCATAACATTGATGGAAGCCGTGCTTAAGATCAGCAGGCTCGCCCCTAAAAGCAGTACAACTGCCAGGACCATTCCAAGATCGAGACCTCTGATAAAATTCCAATTTCTTTCTTTTATCATACAATACTCCATATATCGGCTGCTACCAAAGATTATATCACAGATCTCTCCGTTCACAATGATAACTTGACAAGTATGGGTTTTTTCTTACTAAAATACGTTGAACATCTTCATCCCGGCCCGACTCCAGCCGTCCAGGCTTACGAGACAAACCTCATATAGACAGCCTGTCCTAAATTCGAATGCGCATTCAAAATCGCCTCCGGGGGCGAATTTGGGACAGGCCTGATCCCCATACATCGATGTAAAGTCTTGTTCACAAAAAAAGAAGCTTAATGCTTCCTTTTTGTTTGACTTGAGCGATTTACTCACGAAATCGACTGTGTTCTCTCCATATAGTCCCTTCTAATTTTCTTTACAGGAACACTGGCCATCAGCGCGACTTCCCTCTCATCTTGATTCAGGTATACCTCCAACCCCTCTTCGTTGATCACCATATAATTCGATATCACCTTGACCAGATCTTCTTTTAAGCGATTCATCAGGTAGGGCGATATCGTGGCACGGTCATGAACCAGAACCAGCCGCAGCCGATCTTTGGCCTGACTACGGCTTCCGGAATTGTCCTTGCCCAGCACACGATATAATAATTCCCACAACATAATTACCTCCCCCCAGTGCAGGGCTAGCGTATGCCAACTAAATTTTTCAGTTTATCCATCAGGGAATTCGATACATCCAGATTCATTAATGGGACTTCTTCGCCTCTTACCCTCTGTGCAATCCTCCGGTAAGCTTCGCCCGCTTTGGAAACGCCGTCCATGACTGCGGGTTCTCCTCTGTTGGTCGATACAATAATCTTCTCGTCCTCCGGTACCACACCGAGAAGATCAATAGCCAAGATATCAACGATATCCTCAATGTCCATCATGTCCCCTTGTTTAACCATCCGTGGTCTGATTCTGTTAATAATTAGTTTTGGATTACGCAGATCCGCACTTTCCAATAGTCCGATAATTCTGTCGGCATCGCGGACCGCACTGACCTCCGGCGTCGTAACGACAATTGCTTTGTCCGCACCGGCGATTGCATTGTAAAAGCCTTGCTCAATCCCAGCCGGACAATCGATCAGCGTATAATCAAATTCTTCACGCAGCTCTTCGCAGAGAACCTCCATCTCATCGGGGCTTACTGCTGTTTTGTCTTTCGTCTGAGCAGCCGGAAGCAAATGCAGGCTGTTGAACCGCTTGTCCTTAATAAGTGCTTGTTTGATCCTGCAGCTGCCGCTTGTAACATCGACAATATCATAGACGATCCTATTCTCGAGGCCCATAACAACATCAAGATTGCGAAGGCCGATATCCGTGTCGACCAATGCAACTTTAAATCCGGCAAAAGCCAGGGCTGTCCCCAAATTTGCTGTTGTAGTAGTTTTCCCTACGCCACCTTTCCCTGAAGTTACTACAATTGTTTCACCCATAACCAAGCCTGCCTTTCATCATAAATGATTAATGCATTGTCTTACATTTCAGTTATAATTTTCCATTGCCAAGTAAAAAATAAATCCCCTCTTCAGAATTTCAACCAGTACCTTATTAGCCCAGCGTGAGCTTTGATCTGTTTCTGTGTAAGAAGATTCTACAATCCCTTTTGCTTTTCCTTTCGCAAAGAAAAAAACCGAGGATCAAATTCCCCGGTATTTCTTATTTATATGACTATTTCCAGCCAAAATGATATTTAAATGCTGCTTTCGCGACATAACCCGATGTTTCACTGCCGTGTCCGCCATATTCCACCACGCCGGCAAATGCGATCTGAGGATTGTCATACGGTGCAAACGCGACAAACATCCCGTTATAAGCTTCTTCTTTGGATGTTCCCTTCGAACCGATCTGGGCCGTACCGGTCTTGCCGCCGCCGGTGAACTCTGGTATATCTCTGAAAAGGCAGGCCGCTGTCCCCTCACCGCTCGTTACTTCCGACATTGCTTTTTTGATCGTTTCAATATTTTGTTGGGAAACAGAAACTTCGTTTAGAACTTCCGGCTGGTTCTGCTGAACGACTTTCCCGGTCACAGGGTCAAGAATTTTGTCCACAACATAAGGCTTGTAATGTTTTCCGCCATTGACAATGGTCGCGACATAGTTAGCCATCTGAAGAATTGAATAGTGGTTTGCGCCTTGACCAATCGAACTGTTGAAACTATCGTACAACCGCCAGTTTACATACTCATTAATGTTATTTTTATACTCCTGTTCGGCCTGAGCAATTTCATCTTCTTTATCATGCTGAAGTGTATTTTTTTCATCCTGATCTTTTGCACTGGCCAGAAGCTGCGCATATTTATCCCCAATTTCCTGAAGCTTTTCTTCTCTTTTTTTATCGTAGTAGGGTTTATAATAAGATTCCTTCCAGGCCGGGGAAGGCACATTTCCTTCCGCTTCATACGGTAAATCTACACCGCTAGTAACCCCCAGGCCAAATTCATTGGCAATTTTCTTGATCAGCTCCGGATTTTTCTCATAAACCCGGCGGCCAACAATCTGGAAATAGATGTTGGAAGAATGCGCAAGCCCGCTATAAAGGTTCACCCTGCCAAAGTTATTTCCACCCCACTCGGCGACCCCTGCACTTTGTACATCCGGGGACCCCAGCGAAGACATGGTATCCATAAAAGTATCGTCCGGTGTAATGACGCCTGCTTCCAGAGCAGCCATTCCCGTAATCATCTTAAAAGTCGAACCGGGAGGATACGTACCGGTCAGCGCCCGGTTGAATGATGCGGCATCTTCACTGCTGAAATACTTTTGAGCAGTTTCCTCCGAAATTGTCCCGATCAGGTCATTCGGATCCATGAAAGGACGGGAAGCCATGGCCAGTATTTTGCCTGTATTCACATCGATGACCACCGCCGCGCCGGCCTGGGCATCGGGATGGGTCTTCTGAATATCCTTGATCACTCTGTCCAGTTCGTTCTCCACGACACGCTGCATCTTGCTGTCGATGGTCAGCTGCAGGGTACAACCTGCCTGGGCTTCCTGGAGCGTTTCTTTGTCGATCGGTCTCGCGTTGCCGTCGACGCTGACAATTTCTACGCCATGACTGCCGCGCAGCCAGGTATCGTAACTTTTTTCCACGCCCATTTTCCCTACAAGGTCACCCTGCGTGTAGCGATATTCGTCATCATTGGACTCTGCCTGCTCATTGAATTGTTCAATTTCACTCTCGCTTATTTCCCTAACATAACCCAAGATCTGACCAAGCAGTGTCTTTTGCGGATAAACCCTTTCCGCTATTGGTTCAATGCTGACGCCGGGCAGCTCATTGCTGTGCTCGGCGATAATCGCCTGTAGTTCTTTTGGTATATCTTCCAGAATGACAACCGTCTTGTAGCTCTTCCACTGCTGGTTACGAATCATCACCAAAAGATCCTCGGTAATCAATTCTACCGATTGGTTTGGATAAGGCCAGTACGGTTTAATATATTCTGCGAGGTTAGCAACAACATCTTTCCAGTTGGTGTTCACTTTCTGCAGGTCAGTCCAGTCCAGGGTCAGCGCAAAACTCGGCACGCTTTGGGCCAAAACGATATTGTTGCTGTCCACAATCTCTCCGCGGACCGCGGACGTCGTGACCGTTTTCATCACATTACCGGCCGCCAGGTTCGAATAATAGGACGCTTTGGCAATCTGCAGCCACCATAGATTAAATCCTAAAATCAAAAAAAGAAGAATGACAACCACACTGAGCCAGGTCAATCTCCTCTGATAGGGTTGTCTCTCCCTTTCTTCCATCGTGTTCATCTCCTATTAAGCATCATGTTTAACCAACACTATAATTGTTGTTCGAT
This genomic stretch from Dehalobacter restrictus DSM 9455 harbors:
- a CDS encoding murein hydrolase activator EnvC family protein, giving the protein MDPFERWDDWEFEKAAREIGRGYRDDQEYVRSDWKDHRTYFNKKPSGGLLADWNGSQKRVLLSAFLFLTIVFSASGEDFVSKGVYAVYQGGMSSGNIYVALNTMAKEAIGLQNSESLPVNSVKEEIFYPPVAGAVKVAFESTDEDGTISSGIEIESALGTAVLCPQEGVVLEVSENKKLGKVIRINFGNGWEGLLGNFGDINVERGEPVSMGKKLGTVGVSSAQEKPWLYLELQKDGQPVDPLTYLIQN
- the mrdA gene encoding penicillin-binding protein 2; this encodes MEERERQPYQRRLTWLSVVVILLFLILGFNLWWLQIAKASYYSNLAAGNVMKTVTTSAVRGEIVDSNNIVLAQSVPSFALTLDWTDLQKVNTNWKDVVANLAEYIKPYWPYPNQSVELITEDLLVMIRNQQWKSYKTVVILEDIPKELQAIIAEHSNELPGVSIEPIAERVYPQKTLLGQILGYVREISESEIEQFNEQAESNDDEYRYTQGDLVGKMGVEKSYDTWLRGSHGVEIVSVDGNARPIDKETLQEAQAGCTLQLTIDSKMQRVVENELDRVIKDIQKTHPDAQAGAAVVIDVNTGKILAMASRPFMDPNDLIGTISEETAQKYFSSEDAASFNRALTGTYPPGSTFKMITGMAALEAGVITPDDTFMDTMSSLGSPDVQSAGVAEWGGNNFGRVNLYSGLAHSSNIYFQIVGRRVYEKNPELIKKIANEFGLGVTSGVDLPYEAEGNVPSPAWKESYYKPYYDKKREEKLQEIGDKYAQLLASAKDQDEKNTLQHDKEDEIAQAEQEYKNNINEYVNWRLYDSFNSSIGQGANHYSILQMANYVATIVNGGKHYKPYVVDKILDPVTGKVVQQNQPEVLNEVSVSQQNIETIKKAMSEVTSGEGTAACLFRDIPEFTGGGKTGTAQIGSKGTSKEEAYNGMFVAFAPYDNPQIAFAGVVEYGGHGSETSGYVAKAAFKYHFGWK
- the minD gene encoding septum site-determining protein MinD, whose amino-acid sequence is MGETIVVTSGKGGVGKTTTTANLGTALAFAGFKVALVDTDIGLRNLDVVMGLENRIVYDIVDVTSGSCRIKQALIKDKRFNSLHLLPAAQTKDKTAVSPDEMEVLCEELREEFDYTLIDCPAGIEQGFYNAIAGADKAIVVTTPEVSAVRDADRIIGLLESADLRNPKLIINRIRPRMVKQGDMMDIEDIVDILAIDLLGVVPEDEKIIVSTNRGEPAVMDGVSKAGEAYRRIAQRVRGEEVPLMNLDVSNSLMDKLKNLVGIR
- the minE gene encoding cell division topological specificity factor MinE, with the protein product MLWELLYRVLGKDNSGSRSQAKDRLRLVLVHDRATISPYLMNRLKEDLVKVISNYMVINEEGLEVYLNQDEREVALMASVPVKKIRRDYMERTQSIS
- the rodA gene encoding rod shape-determining protein RodA, with amino-acid sequence MIKERNWNFIRGLDLGMVLAVVLLLGASLLILSTASINVMASDPYHYVKTQVVWIATGIVLAVIVAFTDYENYKKIGIWIYAFNIFLLLLVFAFGSEAKGAQRWIPITSTQSIQPSEFAKVLLIVTFASFLNEREGKLNNVKDFILPLLFVLPPTLLIFLQPDLGTAMVFGAIFIGMMFVAGANPIKFGAVIVGCIGAAIGAVALHLATNLPGPLKFLEGLPLPLKDYQINRFIAFLDPAKDTSGDGYHVIQSVWAIGSGGIWGKGYQQGTQAQYNFLPEHHTDFIFSVVGEEFGFIGTSILLFIFCILLLRMVTVATKSRDRYGVLIVSGVVAMIVFHVFINVGMASGIMPVTGIPLPFITSGGSSMWANMLAVGLVLSVSRRGERRMF